One window of the Desulfatirhabdium butyrativorans DSM 18734 genome contains the following:
- a CDS encoding rubredoxin, with protein sequence MDKYECPCGYVYDPELGDPENGIAPGTPFDKLPEDWVCPKCGAEKQYFEKI encoded by the coding sequence ATGGACAAGTATGAATGCCCCTGCGGTTACGTGTATGACCCGGAGCTCGGCGATCCGGAAAACGGAATTGCGCCCGGTACCCCATTCGACAAACTTCCCGAAGACTGGGTATGCCCGAAATGCGGAGCCGAAAAGCAGTATTTCGAAAAAATCTGA